In Toxoplasma gondii ME49 chromosome VIII, whole genome shotgun sequence, a single genomic region encodes these proteins:
- a CDS encoding calmodulin, putative (encoded by transcript TGME49_269442) — translation MSMAWPDFEAWMSKKLASYNPEEELIKSFKAFDRSNDGTVSADELSQVMLALGELLSDEEVKAMIKEADPNGTGKIQYANFVKMLLK, via the exons ATG TCAATGGCGTGGCCTGATTTTGAGGCGTGGATGTCGAAGAAACTGGCGTCCTACAACCCTGAGGAGGAGTTGATCAAATCTTTCAAGGCTTTTGACCGGTCGAACGACGGCACCGTGTCTGCGGACGAGCTTTCTCAAGTTATGCTCGCTCTCGGCGAGTTGCTttccgacgaagaagtcAAGGCCATGATCAAGGAAGCCGACCCGAACGGCACTGGCAAGATCCAGTACGCCAACTTTGTCAAGATGCTGCTGAAATAA